The Pseudomonas berkeleyensis genome includes a region encoding these proteins:
- the fhuF gene encoding siderophore-iron reductase FhuF yields the protein MIAALAPLFFGEFASYRDVLTTFDDPRPSLPVRRLLQTAQLDAVLQRFDPLHAGQDRRALASQWSKHYLVRLIPPVVAAALVLGHRLPLALDAIEVVLDEQGLPEAFKLPSDGEPFAAPPSDAFQRFAELTDHLQTFIQILATEARLSPKVLWSNAGNYLEWFVGEMGKVLPPSLLVHGHELMEQERRADGVRNPLFRPIRYVPVSQALRPDGLWRQRRVCCIRYRLDSLGHCDNCPLLDQPLPLTSDL from the coding sequence ATGATTGCCGCCCTCGCTCCGCTATTTTTTGGCGAGTTTGCGAGTTATCGCGACGTACTGACCACCTTCGACGACCCGCGGCCATCGCTGCCGGTACGCCGACTCCTGCAAACGGCTCAACTCGATGCGGTCTTGCAGCGCTTCGACCCCTTGCACGCCGGCCAGGATCGCCGAGCACTGGCCTCGCAGTGGTCCAAGCACTATCTGGTTCGACTGATTCCGCCGGTGGTCGCCGCGGCGTTGGTGTTGGGGCATCGTCTGCCCTTGGCGCTCGATGCCATCGAGGTGGTGCTGGACGAGCAGGGGCTGCCAGAGGCCTTCAAGTTGCCTAGCGATGGTGAACCTTTTGCTGCGCCGCCGTCCGATGCCTTTCAGCGTTTCGCCGAGCTGACCGACCATCTGCAGACGTTCATCCAGATACTGGCGACGGAGGCACGGTTGTCGCCCAAGGTGCTCTGGAGCAATGCGGGCAATTACCTGGAATGGTTCGTGGGGGAAATGGGCAAGGTCTTGCCTCCCTCGCTATTGGTTCACGGTCACGAACTGATGGAACAGGAGCGGCGTGCCGATGGCGTTCGCAACCCTTTGTTCCGGCCGATTCGGTATGTGCCGGTCAGCCAGGCGCTGCGCCCCGACGGCCTCTGGCGTCAGCGCAGGGTGTGCTGCATTCGTTATCGCCTGGACAGCCTCGGGCATTGCGATAACTGTCCCTTGCTCGATCAGCCTCTGCCTCTTACCAGCGATCTGTAG
- a CDS encoding GNAT family N-acetyltransferase, with product MPGVSLALPDGRTLLVDGGAHELTLLLDGQPLLRAERQDEVWWLQGRDMPLAVWAFAYQAFAIDPACQRLLLKLDDCPAALVQGGLLSPEAGGLWQVQRSMFWQLPMPWRRGAASESYPQRFVLSDGRRHPQRPPKPDGELYRRFDRRLGNWISLRALDIAVDLERFSRWQNHPRVAEFWQEQGSLEQHREYLERLAADPHVLTLIGCFDDQPFAYFEAYWAKEDRIAPFYAVDDYDRGIHMLVGEEDHRGPHKVESWLSALVHYLLLDEPRTQRIVAEPRADNQRMIDHMQRLGFWQEKEFDFPHKRAALMVQSRERFFDRCRLC from the coding sequence ATGCCCGGTGTTTCCCTGGCCCTGCCTGATGGGCGCACGCTGCTGGTCGATGGCGGCGCACATGAGCTGACTCTGCTGCTCGATGGCCAGCCGCTGCTGCGCGCCGAGCGTCAGGACGAGGTCTGGTGGCTGCAGGGACGCGATATGCCGCTTGCAGTCTGGGCGTTTGCCTACCAGGCGTTTGCGATCGATCCAGCCTGCCAGAGACTGTTGCTGAAGCTGGACGATTGCCCCGCTGCGCTGGTGCAAGGGGGGCTGCTCAGCCCTGAGGCGGGTGGCCTCTGGCAGGTGCAGCGCTCGATGTTCTGGCAATTGCCCATGCCCTGGCGACGCGGGGCGGCCAGCGAGAGCTATCCGCAGCGTTTCGTGCTCAGCGATGGGCGGCGCCACCCGCAGCGCCCGCCGAAGCCCGATGGTGAACTGTATCGGCGTTTCGACAGGCGCCTGGGCAACTGGATCTCGCTACGTGCGCTGGATATCGCGGTCGACCTGGAGCGTTTCAGTCGCTGGCAGAACCACCCACGGGTGGCCGAGTTCTGGCAGGAGCAGGGTAGCCTCGAGCAGCACCGAGAATACCTGGAGCGGCTGGCGGCCGATCCACACGTGTTGACTCTGATCGGGTGTTTCGACGATCAGCCGTTCGCCTATTTCGAGGCTTACTGGGCCAAGGAGGATCGCATAGCGCCTTTCTATGCGGTCGATGACTACGATCGAGGTATCCACATGCTGGTCGGCGAGGAAGATCATCGCGGGCCGCACAAGGTGGAGAGCTGGCTATCGGCGCTGGTGCATTATCTGTTGCTGGATGAACCGCGTACCCAGCGTATCGTTGCCGAGCCGCGTGCCGACAATCAGCGGATGATCGACCACATGCAGCGTCTGGGCTTTTGGCAGGAGAAAGAGTTCGATTTCCCGCACAAGCGCGCTGCATTGATGGTGCAAAGTCGCGAGCGCTTCTTCGACCGATGCCGATTGTGCTGA
- a CDS encoding ATP-binding cassette domain-containing protein, protein MFELESASFSIPERTLLHPLNLRIAPGQMVGLIGHNGSGKSTLIKLLARQQQPSAGNIRLNGKALDAWGQRDFAQQVAYLPQQLPQTDGLTVRELVGFGRYPWHGALGRFGAEDRAHIQRAMELTDTSAFAERLVDQLSGGERQRVWLAMLLAQNTRYLLLDEPTSALDIAHQVEVLSRVSDLSRELGLGVLVVLHDINMAARYCDELLALHSGHLLAQGSPAELMHGETLERIYGLPMGVMANPVDGSPISYLH, encoded by the coding sequence ATGTTCGAATTGGAAAGCGCCAGCTTCAGCATTCCTGAACGCACCTTGCTGCACCCCCTGAACCTGCGCATTGCCCCCGGGCAGATGGTCGGCCTGATCGGTCACAACGGCTCGGGCAAATCCACCCTCATCAAACTGCTGGCACGCCAACAACAGCCCAGCGCTGGCAATATCCGGCTCAACGGCAAAGCCTTGGACGCCTGGGGTCAACGCGACTTCGCCCAGCAGGTCGCCTACCTGCCACAACAACTGCCGCAGACCGATGGCCTGACCGTACGTGAACTGGTGGGCTTCGGCCGTTACCCGTGGCATGGCGCGCTCGGTCGCTTTGGCGCAGAGGATCGGGCGCACATCCAGCGCGCCATGGAGTTGACCGACACCAGCGCGTTTGCCGAACGCCTGGTCGATCAGCTCTCCGGCGGCGAGCGCCAGCGCGTCTGGTTGGCCATGCTGCTGGCACAGAACACCCGCTACCTGCTGCTCGACGAGCCCACCTCGGCGCTGGATATCGCCCATCAGGTCGAAGTCCTGTCGCGTGTCAGCGATCTCAGCCGTGAACTGGGCCTGGGCGTACTGGTGGTGCTGCACGACATCAATATGGCTGCGCGCTACTGCGACGAACTGCTGGCCTTGCACAGCGGCCACCTACTGGCTCAGGGCAGCCCAGCCGAGCTGATGCACGGTGAGACCCTGGAGCGTATCTATGGCCTCCCCATGGGCGTGATGGCCAATCCCGTGGACGGCTCGCCGATCAGCTACCTGCACTGA